In Methanosphaera sp. ISO3-F5, a genomic segment contains:
- a CDS encoding phosphorylcholine transferase LicD: protein MEFEELEKKYVELNSRLNKMEKNNNRILNSYNDLFNSIFIDYELKPKGLLKCRLDLLTEMLTFIDKICKKHDIKWWLNYGTLLGAYRHSSFIPWDDDVDISMTRKDFNKFLKIINDEINENNLDDCLYLLNGYLVEKDFIISFPSLICRLPSSIKENALKFNVYNLGFIDIFPFDYAVNSEKINDQIYTDFRDEFYVKSIKGIPKTELINEYYDKLDLSLNETNIIIPGFDGVHGLNCDYNLIKYKTEDIFPLKTISFNNRKYYCPNNTKEYLEKMYGKSFMKVPKIIHHHNALSNSRLIEHISECYEEQISKLKLFNSSKICNDVEEKGNKTKKGNLLNKIWNK from the coding sequence ATGGAGTTCGAAGAATTAGAAAAAAAGTATGTTGAGTTGAATTCACGCTTGAATAAAATGGAAAAAAATAATAATAGAATATTAAATTCATACAATGATTTATTTAATTCTATTTTCATAGATTATGAATTAAAACCTAAGGGGTTATTAAAATGTAGGTTAGATTTACTAACAGAAATGTTAACATTTATAGATAAAATTTGTAAAAAACATGACATCAAATGGTGGTTAAACTATGGTACATTACTAGGTGCATATAGACACAGTTCTTTCATCCCATGGGATGATGATGTTGATATAAGTATGACTCGTAAAGATTTTAATAAATTTCTTAAAATAATTAATGATGAAATCAATGAAAATAATTTAGATGATTGTTTATATTTATTAAACGGATATCTTGTTGAAAAAGATTTTATTATATCATTCCCTTCTTTAATTTGCCGTCTACCATCTTCAATTAAGGAAAACGCATTGAAGTTTAATGTATATAATTTAGGTTTTATTGATATTTTTCCGTTTGATTATGCTGTTAATTCTGAAAAAATTAATGATCAAATATATACTGATTTTCGAGATGAATTTTATGTAAAGTCTATTAAAGGAATACCAAAAACAGAATTAATCAATGAATACTATGACAAATTAGATTTATCTTTAAATGAAACAAATATAATAATTCCTGGTTTTGACGGAGTACATGGATTAAATTGTGATTATAATTTAATTAAATATAAAACAGAAGATATATTTCCATTGAAAACTATTTCATTTAATAACAGAAAGTATTATTGTCCTAATAATACTAAAGAATATCTTGAGAAAATGTACGGAAAAAGTTTTATGAAAGTTCCAAAAATCATCCATCATCATAATGCACTTTCTAATTCTAGATTGATAGAACACATATCTGAATGTTATGAAGAGCAAATTAGCAAATTAAAATTGTTTAATAGTTCTAAAATATGTAATGATGTAGAAGAAAAGGGAAATAAAACAAAAAAAGGAAATCTTTTAAATAAAATTTGGAATAAATAA
- a CDS encoding DHH family phosphoesterase: MAKEINTSQPIVYVLNPSCQIEDLEIGSDYEGVITRVEKYGFFVSLSKSVYGLLRTRNPKEKVGNKIVVKISEIKPHKGKMDVDLTYSKTKYGDNYEKIKVKRNVKRTRIADLSEDNLGRNVAIQGEIIQIQQTSGPTIFTVRDETDITWAAAFNEPGVRMYPELEVEDTVEILGEVSLHGGKIQIESENIEKLEGQEEEKFKQLVFEAMDKKAEPEDTSVMVESEILDLLRPKLALAAKAIRRAVLDGRSILVRHHADADGICAGVAVEQAVIPLLREESNDADAEWHFFKRSPSKAPFYELEDVVKDLSYALEDAERHGQKLPLLVLLDNGSTEEDVAALRHSKVYGIESIVVDHHYPGEVENGKALIDNYVDIHVNPYLVGGDSQLTAGALAVELAGMINPDIRPTIRHFPGIAAVGDHAECSEVDQYLKIAEEEGYTREDLDKVATCVDFEAYFLRFMNGRGVMNTILGLEDKERQEELLDVLMSESDKRVETQLKAALPNVETTYFDNGIQLNRLDVEKYAHKFTYPAPGKTTGYVHDKLVQEKSEEEPIMTLANGPDFAVLRATETIKNDYEFNLNNIITKIQEEIPQAGADGGGHEVAGSLKFVEGLQEEVLTLFIEEVKKLEKQ; encoded by the coding sequence ATGGCAAAAGAAATCAATACATCACAACCAATCGTGTATGTATTAAATCCATCATGTCAAATAGAAGACCTAGAAATAGGAAGTGACTATGAAGGAGTAATCACCAGAGTAGAAAAATACGGATTCTTCGTCAGCCTAAGTAAAAGCGTATATGGACTACTAAGAACACGAAACCCAAAAGAAAAAGTAGGAAACAAAATAGTAGTCAAAATAAGCGAAATCAAACCACACAAAGGAAAAATGGACGTAGACCTAACATACTCAAAAACAAAATACGGTGACAACTACGAAAAAATAAAAGTCAAAAGAAACGTGAAAAGAACAAGAATAGCCGACCTATCCGAAGACAACCTAGGACGAAACGTAGCAATACAAGGAGAAATAATACAAATACAACAAACAAGTGGACCAACAATATTCACAGTACGAGACGAAACAGACATCACATGGGCAGCAGCATTCAACGAACCAGGAGTACGAATGTACCCAGAACTAGAAGTAGAAGACACAGTAGAAATACTGGGAGAAGTCTCATTACACGGAGGAAAAATACAAATAGAATCCGAAAACATAGAAAAACTAGAAGGACAAGAAGAAGAAAAATTCAAACAACTAGTCTTCGAAGCAATGGACAAAAAAGCAGAACCAGAAGACACAAGCGTAATGGTCGAAAGTGAAATACTAGACCTACTAAGACCAAAACTAGCATTAGCCGCAAAAGCAATAAGAAGAGCAGTATTAGACGGAAGATCAATACTAGTAAGACACCATGCAGACGCAGACGGAATATGCGCAGGAGTAGCAGTAGAACAAGCAGTAATACCATTACTACGAGAAGAAAGCAACGACGCAGACGCAGAATGGCACTTCTTCAAAAGATCACCAAGTAAAGCACCATTCTACGAACTAGAAGACGTAGTGAAAGACCTATCATATGCACTAGAAGATGCTGAAAGACATGGACAAAAACTACCACTACTAGTACTACTAGACAACGGATCAACAGAAGAAGACGTAGCAGCACTAAGACACTCAAAAGTATATGGAATAGAATCCATAGTAGTAGACCACCACTATCCAGGAGAAGTAGAAAACGGAAAAGCACTAATTGACAACTACGTAGACATACATGTAAACCCATACTTAGTCGGAGGAGACTCACAACTAACCGCAGGAGCACTAGCAGTAGAACTAGCAGGAATGATAAACCCAGACATAAGACCAACAATAAGACACTTCCCAGGAATAGCAGCAGTAGGAGACCATGCAGAATGCAGTGAAGTAGACCAATACCTAAAAATAGCAGAAGAAGAAGGATACACAAGAGAAGACCTAGATAAAGTAGCAACATGCGTAGACTTCGAAGCATACTTCCTAAGATTCATGAACGGAAGAGGAGTCATGAACACAATACTAGGACTAGAAGACAAAGAAAGACAAGAAGAACTACTCGACGTACTAATGAGCGAATCAGACAAAAGAGTAGAAACACAACTAAAAGCCGCACTACCAAACGTAGAAACAACATACTTCGACAACGGAATACAACTAAACAGACTAGACGTAGAAAAATACGCACACAAATTCACATACCCAGCACCAGGAAAAACAACAGGATACGTACACGACAAACTAGTACAAGAAAAAAGCGAAGAAGAACCAATAATGACACTAGCAAACGGACCAGACTTCGCAGTACTAAGAGCAACAGAAACAATCAAAAACGACTACGAATTCAACCTCAACAACATAATAACAAAAATACAAGAAGAAATACCCCAAGCAGGAGCAGACGGAGGAGGACACGAAGTAGCAGGATCACTAAAATTCGTAGAAGGACTACAAGAAGAAGTACTGACACTATTCATAGAAGAAGTAAAAAAACTAGAAAAACAATAA
- a CDS encoding glycosyltransferase family 2 protein, translating into MVYEEFETEKQKTHDKVKIRQLINFDKNNEDIKVSVVIPIFNVETYLPQCLDSVISQSLKEIEIICVNDGSTDNSLNILLDYAARDDRVKIIDKDNAGYGHTMNIGMDMASGEYIVIVESDDWILQDMFKTLYKTATENKLDFVKSDFYRFFGEGQNIIKKLFKLDPNEELYDKIISTSKSHDAYTMQMNTWTGLYNTNFLRKNCIRHSETPGASYQDNGFWFKTFYYGQRVMFIPEAFYMYRRDNPNSSVKNKEKVYAMDTEYELIYKFLEDKGNSSEFMDAFTYAKYHNFHFTMDRIDIQFKKEFLENTANNFREMIQNNEFDPSLLAENDQYILNWIINDTENYYKYNYTINEENYDYLSKYVECRIDIKNYGTIGNDVLLLKNNEILTKITQPGWFNDKKGRGTVIQSITGSLDLTFKCIKQGILEFNFRSIDYRDNLGNTMPLLIDYTEIIIDDETIISGSMVAWHDSPYTYSKKVEDGQKVHLHVTWKPINRDSNSLYDNKQISLGTVDVINLINEINYLQYENLKLKKFKKDLLNSKSWKLTEPLRSTKN; encoded by the coding sequence ATGGTTTATGAAGAATTTGAAACAGAAAAACAGAAAACGCATGACAAGGTTAAAATACGACAATTAATTAACTTTGATAAGAATAATGAAGATATAAAAGTATCTGTAGTTATACCTATTTTTAATGTAGAAACATACTTACCCCAATGTTTAGATAGTGTTATCAGCCAATCATTAAAAGAAATTGAAATAATATGTGTTAATGATGGATCAACAGATAACTCCTTAAATATATTATTAGATTATGCAGCACGTGATGACAGAGTAAAAATAATTGATAAGGATAATGCAGGTTATGGACATACAATGAACATCGGTATGGACATGGCAAGTGGAGAATACATAGTTATCGTAGAAAGTGATGACTGGATACTACAAGATATGTTCAAAACATTATACAAAACAGCAACTGAAAACAAATTAGATTTTGTAAAAAGTGATTTTTACCGTTTCTTTGGAGAAGGACAAAATATCATTAAAAAACTTTTTAAATTAGATCCAAACGAAGAATTGTATGATAAAATTATTTCGACAAGCAAATCACATGATGCTTATACCATGCAAATGAACACATGGACCGGATTATATAACACTAATTTTCTTAGAAAAAATTGTATAAGACACTCCGAAACCCCTGGAGCATCATACCAAGACAATGGGTTCTGGTTTAAAACATTTTATTATGGACAAAGAGTAATGTTCATTCCAGAAGCATTCTATATGTACCGACGTGACAACCCAAATTCTTCAGTAAAAAATAAAGAAAAAGTATATGCGATGGATACAGAATACGAACTTATATACAAGTTTCTGGAAGATAAGGGTAATTCTTCAGAATTTATGGATGCATTCACTTATGCTAAATACCATAACTTCCACTTCACAATGGATAGAATAGACATCCAGTTCAAAAAAGAATTTCTTGAAAATACAGCTAATAATTTCAGGGAAATGATACAAAACAACGAATTTGATCCATCACTCTTAGCTGAAAATGACCAATACATATTAAATTGGATAATAAACGACACTGAGAACTATTATAAATACAATTACACAATAAACGAAGAAAACTATGATTACCTAAGTAAATATGTGGAATGTAGAATAGATATAAAAAATTATGGTACAATAGGAAACGATGTATTACTCCTAAAAAATAATGAAATTTTAACTAAAATAACACAACCTGGCTGGTTTAATGATAAAAAAGGAAGAGGAACTGTAATTCAAAGTATCACAGGTAGTCTTGATTTAACATTTAAATGTATCAAACAAGGAATATTGGAATTTAACTTCAGAAGCATAGATTATAGGGATAACTTAGGAAACACTATGCCATTATTAATAGATTATACTGAGATAATAATTGATGATGAAACAATAATTTCGGGCAGTATGGTAGCATGGCATGACAGTCCTTATACATATTCAAAAAAAGTTGAAGATGGTCAAAAAGTACATTTACATGTTACATGGAAACCAATAAACAGGGATAGTAACTCATTATATGATAATAAGCAAATCAGTTTAGGAACTGTAGATGTAATTAATCTCATAAATGAAATTAATTATTTACAATATGAAAATTTAAAATTAAAAAAATTTAAGAAAGATCTTCTTAACTCAAAATCATGGAAGCTAACAGAACCATTAAGAAGTACAAAAAACTAA
- a CDS encoding phosphorylcholine transferase LicD, translating into MSIQENGTAKKMIAEFERQFNEIINDYRQNKISTTHCIHSLNWLRTSWGVLRVDIKNSGKHNKLASFSYTEGTEVQFPGWFNDEQGQGALIRLTELDNKIQFHCVNEGNVKFSFRGGDYKNNKNERQPILFNYTKITINNNNILKDNKIAWHDKPIMYNMKCKDDEKINLEINWENIYNYFPALKAHLLNINNKNLDTTINDVLNYFDNQKQLNEIKSLETTVQLLNKRNEELFLKLAEQQNETNQIIDSYNFLFNTLFKYNKIEPKKLVKQSRELNMQLLDFIENVCKKYNLQWWLYGGTLLGAIRHKGFIPWDDDCDIKMMREDYEKFLQIIGHEIEEHNLTGVMEANTTTKTIDDVFLPFIKLNYWVDKHLYAFIDIFPTEYLKTEVHDLKTVFRVETNRMVGRLRAGEDRKTVINEASERLGVSKTKTNRIICGIEDSILAVHDYDTVFPLTKIQFENREYPCPNHYIRYISELYGDDYLQIPKVIYAHGFYDYLSRHNNVYDRMDEHIRKLDEINRNF; encoded by the coding sequence TTGTCAATACAGGAAAATGGCACTGCCAAAAAGATGATTGCCGAGTTTGAAAGACAATTTAATGAGATTATTAATGATTATCGTCAAAATAAAATTTCAACAACACATTGTATACATTCATTAAATTGGTTAAGAACATCATGGGGCGTATTACGTGTAGATATAAAAAACTCTGGAAAACATAATAAATTAGCATCATTCAGTTATACTGAAGGAACTGAGGTGCAATTTCCAGGATGGTTTAATGATGAACAGGGACAAGGAGCTTTAATCAGATTAACAGAATTAGACAACAAAATACAATTTCATTGTGTAAATGAAGGTAATGTTAAATTCAGTTTTAGAGGAGGAGACTATAAAAATAATAAAAATGAAAGACAACCAATACTATTCAATTACACAAAAATAACAATTAACAATAATAACATACTAAAAGATAACAAAATTGCATGGCACGACAAACCTATAATGTATAATATGAAATGCAAAGATGATGAAAAAATAAATCTAGAAATTAATTGGGAGAATATATACAATTATTTTCCAGCATTAAAAGCGCACTTGCTAAACATTAACAACAAAAACCTAGATACTACTATAAATGATGTTTTGAATTATTTTGATAATCAAAAACAGTTAAATGAGATAAAATCATTAGAAACAACTGTACAATTATTAAATAAGCGTAATGAAGAATTATTCCTAAAATTAGCTGAACAACAAAATGAAACGAACCAAATAATAGATTCATATAACTTTTTATTTAATACATTATTTAAGTATAATAAAATTGAACCTAAAAAACTAGTTAAACAATCAAGAGAGTTGAACATGCAACTATTAGATTTTATTGAAAATGTATGTAAAAAATATAACCTGCAATGGTGGCTTTATGGTGGAACATTACTCGGTGCTATAAGACACAAAGGATTCATACCATGGGATGATGACTGTGATATTAAAATGATGCGCGAAGACTATGAAAAATTCCTTCAGATAATTGGACATGAAATAGAAGAACACAACCTCACAGGAGTCATGGAAGCAAACACAACGACAAAAACCATCGACGATGTCTTCCTTCCATTTATAAAACTGAACTACTGGGTTGACAAACATCTCTACGCATTCATCGACATATTCCCAACAGAATACTTGAAAACAGAAGTACATGACCTGAAAACAGTATTCAGAGTAGAAACCAATAGGATGGTCGGAAGACTCCGAGCAGGAGAGGATAGAAAAACAGTAATAAACGAAGCATCAGAAAGACTGGGCGTTTCAAAAACAAAAACAAACAGGATAATCTGTGGAATTGAAGATTCAATACTCGCCGTACATGATTATGACACAGTATTTCCATTAACAAAAATCCAGTTTGAAAACAGAGAATACCCATGCCCGAATCATTACATCAGATACATTTCAGAATTATACGGTGACGACTACCTGCAGATACCAAAAGTAATCTATGCACACGGATTCTATGATTACCTTTCACGCC